A region of Epinephelus fuscoguttatus linkage group LG1, E.fuscoguttatus.final_Chr_v1 DNA encodes the following proteins:
- the LOC125895439 gene encoding rac GTPase-activating protein 1-like has protein sequence MESSVVNLYNQFQSLRAQVDCLTEGIEPQFLQMALNFEECRKKWLRTDEELVSCKEVLAKAETERGGLEVKLKHARNQVDVEIRRRQKAEAVYEKLERQLQLIRELLISENNSNSIHLSEEQRSALAFLSAHSQAAQAAKGNLNSSRRLTTIDESASLLSDISYDQTDDSLDWDSSAMKTVRLRKRPKRRSSRKLSEIPPQAMKKPRSTGRASDRMNESIVAKTTITLPVNGGAVEAVSTIETVPYWTRSRKSVAPAWADTTTTDQSETASEAPSTPVSDFPAKRRTVRADKGGKKHHFIPKTVIKSEVCVPCGRRTKFGKLYLRCQDCRIVTHPECRDCCPLPCNPTAVSTPIKNAETTLADFAPVTSPMIPALVIYCIKEIEHRGLHEVGLYRVSGQERMVKELKEKLIRGKTLPPLHKVDDINVITGVLKDFFRNLPEPLLTFHLNKVFMEAAEIPDDGNSLAMLYQAISELPQPNRDTLACLMIHLQKVSECVDTKMDMTNLARVFGPTLVGHAVPDPDPMTILHDTNRQPRIIERLLSIPANYWGQFAYPDNVGMDNVHNTATPDFQVSILGPVTTPEHQMMSKTPSSSSLSQRMKQTLSSTTIFGSKSKASAASNRQCNFFASPQLK, from the exons ATGGAGTCGTCAGTGGTGAACCTGTACAACCAGTTCCAGAGTCTGAGGGCCCAGGTGGACTGTCTGACTGAGGGCATTGAACCAC AGTTCCTTCAGATGGCACTGAACTTTGAGGAGTGCCGTAAGAAGTGGCTGCGGACAGATGAGGAGCTGGTTTCCTGTAAAGAGGTGCTGGCTAAAGCAGAGACTGAGAGGGGAGGCCTAGAGGTCAAACTAAAGCATGCTCGCAACCAGGTGGATGTGGAGATCCGCCGTCGACAGAAGGCTGAGGCAGTCTATGAGAAGCTG GAACgccagctgcagctgatccGGGAGCTGCTGATATCAGAGAACAACAGTAATAGTATCCACCTGAGTGAGGAGCAGCGCTCCGCCCTGGCCTTCCTCAGTGCCCACTCCCAGGCAGCACAGGCTGCTAAGGGCAACCTCAACTCCAGTCGAAG GTTAACTACCATCGATGAATCGGCTTCTTTGCTGTCAGACATCAGCTATGACCAAACAGATGACTCTCTG GACTGGGATTCCTCTGCAATGAAGACTGTGAGACTGCGGAAACGCCCAAAACGA CGTTCCTCCAGGAAACTCTCTGAGATTCCTCCACAGGCAATGAAGAAACCACGCTCCACTGGGCGTGCATCAGATAGG ATGAATGAGTCCATAGTGGCCAAAACCACCATCACTCTGCCGGTGAATGGAGGTGCTGTTGAGGCTGTCTCCACCATTGAAACTGTGCCTTACTGGACACGCAGCAGAAAGAGCG TCGCTCCAGCATGGGCTGATACAACCACGACAGACCAATCTGAGACCGCCAGTGAGGCTCCCAGCACACCAGTATCAGATTTCCCAGCCAAACGCCGAACTGTCAGAGCTGACAAAGGAGGAAAGAAGCACCACTTCATCCCCAAAACA GTTATCAAGTCTGAGGTCTGCGTACCATGTGGAAGAAGAACAAAGTTTGGCAAGTTGTACCTACGCTGCCAGGACTGCAGGATTGTGACCCATCCAGAGTGTCGTGACTGCTGTCCCCTGCCCTGTAATCCCACAGCTGTTAGCACTCCTATCAAGAATGCAGAG ACCACCCTGGCAGACTTTGCTCCAGTCACCTCCCCAATGATCCCAGCTTTGGTTATCTACTGCATTAAGGAGATTGAACACAGAGGCCTACATGAG GTTGGCCTGTACAGAGTCTCTGGCCAGGAGCGCATGGTGAAAGAGCTGAAGGAGAAGCTGATTAGAGGAAAGACTCTGCCTCCACTTCACAAAGTGGACGACATTAACGTCATTACCGGTGTCCTCAAAGACTTCTTCAGAAACCTCCCAGAGCCACTGCTCACCTTCCACCTCAACAAAGTGTTCATGGAAGCAGCTG AAATCCCGGATGATGGCAACAGTCTCGCCATGCTGTATCAGGCCATCAGTGAGCTGCCTCAACCCAACCGAGACACTCTGGCATGCCTGATGATCCATCTGCAAAA ggTCTCAGAGTGTGTAGATACCAAGATGGATATGACCAACCTCGCGAGGGTGTTTGGCCCCACTCTTGTAGGTCATGCTGTCCCTGACCCAGACCCTATGACCATCCTGCATGACACAAACAGACAACCAAGG ATTATAGAGCGCCTGCTCAGTATTCCGGCAAACTACTGGGGCCAGTTTGCTTATCCAGATAATGTAGGCATGGACAATGTTCACAACACTGCTACTCCAGACTTCCAAG TGAGCATACTGGGACCAGTGACCACTCCAGAGCACCAGATGATGTCCAAAACACCCTCCTCCAGCTCTCTGTCCCAGCGCATGAAGCAGACCCTCTCCAGCACCACCAT ATTTGGGAGCAAGAGCAAAGCATCAGCTGCCTCTAACCGCCAGTGCAACTTCTTCGCCTCTCCACAACTGAAGTAA
- the LOC125895432 gene encoding major intrinsically disordered Notch2-binding receptor 1-like codes for MANPQQEYPRVLLGILEELANMRQWLSFQDLCRMVSTRFDLEHLIELRSLLFAAASQDPCFPATLFRDRVSARGQGLSPIGVAADIVTIFNLIQMTGGAPDDSQPMRGQMVLPVDQSPGPSLPGIYQLNIPGRERARAHSDSSGRPIDQHLLFPRSSYSAHKRGSLPPDPISLVSSPPIRARAVSFDLPHTTLLYPSGQIPNEVMKNLYLPLETDSESSGDSAPMEVFEAEQGPPDVDQKRNIFRKDFHNQPPLIPQVTVNSESPSPGPGQKGFDNQSFETIQNPYPSPTAIHQSPEQRAKHESIDDLQDSTYFGPRPIREWSPRHLQPPRTQRPMWGNKSHSLEDRIGLDSIGMGMESQGGQLPRRSTPAISNLGGSSGGESGDSGLPFGGDGVKAQGTQTDPPDTRRLRSLVHADRLSFMTSLDDPEFGEDDISAIFRFLDDISMCGSTGVLHPSDGTASINQDTPEARRGRLGQLQRLFHSLESSDDGLKASVCKLLLRMSQIERQLESLNDVKAEISQVLSALQRLDEKIQQPIGGDAQGTGGRWLEPLSGVSSFMSHPITPSESSEPQPLSVSEHLFPGTSTSSLDWSRWNPHGEQTESSKGQADSKGGREGKKDASSRRASKTQPEEKGVSDSKQLNVPNSARDWAVSFSKSKDGKSSHGQADQSGSTTNLLSKKSSNLVEQVFNSSLFRHKDSSLTGGLTSGKILDPRLSEGRGRPIWTVDDREARISPLDLQTQESLNPNNMEFWMDDIYTPGYDALLRRKEADLRRAKVCKLLALIATAVVIILIIVIPICTMGS; via the exons ATGGCTAACCCGCAGCAGGAATACCCGAGGGTCCTTCTGGGGATCCTGGAGGAACTGGCCAACATGCGCCAATGGCTGAGCTTCCAAGATCTTTGTCGCATGGTTAGCACCCGTTTTGACCTGGAGCACCTCATTGAGCTCAGGAGTTTGCTGTTTGCAGCTGCCAGCCAGGACCCCTGTTTCCCAGCTACTCTCTTCAGAGACCGGGTGTCCGCCAGAGGCCAGGGGCTATCACCCATAGGAGTCGCTGCCGACATTGTAACTATCTTCAATCTTATTCAGATGACGGGTGGGGCCCCTGATGACAGCCAACCAATGAGAGGCCAGATGGTGCTCCCAGTCGACCAGTCCCCAGGCCCCAGTCTGCCTGGAATATACCAGCTAAACATTCCTGGTCGAGAAAGAGCACGTGCCCACTCTGACTCCAGCGGCAGGCCTATCGATCAGCATTTGCTTTTTCCGAGATCTAGTTACTCTGCCCACAAGCGAGGAAGTCTTCCCCCTGATCCTATCTCACTTGTGTCATCCCCTCCAATCAGGGCGAGGGCTGTGTCTTTCGACTTGCCTCACACCACGCTTTTGTATCCTAGTGGTCAAATCCCTAACGAGGTAATGAAAAACCTCTACCTGCCTttggagacagacagtgagtccAGTGGAGATTCTGCGCCCATGGAGGTGTTTGAAGCTGAACAGGGACCGCCTGATGTCGACCAGAAGAGAAACATCTTTAGGAAGGACTTCCATAACCAGCCACCTCTAATACCCCAGGTAACCGTTAATAGTGAGTCTCCCAGTCCCGGCCCAGGGCAGAAAGGCTTCGATAATCAAAGCTTTGAGACAATCCAAAATCCTTACCCGTCACCAACAGCAATCCACCAATCACCAGAGCAGCGGGCTAAACATGAGAGCATTGATGACCTACAGGACTCAACTTACTTCGGACCCCGGCCAATCCGAGAGTGGTCCCCCCGGCACCTTCAGCCTCCCAGGACCCAGAGGCCCATGTGGGGCAATAAAAGTCACAGTCTAGAGGACCGGATAGGCCTGGACAGCATTGGAATGGGGATGGAATCACAAGGGGGGCAACTTCCAAGAAGATCGACCCCGGCTATCAGCAATTTGGGTGGGTCCTCAGGAGGTGAGAGTGGGGATAGTGGACTGCCATTTGGAGGCGATGGAGTCAAGGCTCAGGGAACTCAGACAGACCCACCGGACACCCGACGCCTCCGTAGCTTGGTCCACGCTGATCGCCTCTCTTTCATGACCTCATTAGACGATCCTGAGTTTGGTGAGGATGACATCAGTGCCATCTTTCGTTTCTTAGATGACATAAGCATGTGTGGCTCCACGGGAGTCCTGCACCCTAGTGATGGAACAGCATCCATTAATCAGGACACCCCTGAAGCCAGACGAGGCCGCCTAGGTCAACTCCAAAGGCTTTTCCACTCACTGGAAAGCAGTGATGACGGGCTCAAGGCCAGTGTCTGTAAGCTGCTGCTCCGTATGAGCCAGATAGAGAGACAACTGGAGTCACTGAATGATGTAAAAGCTGAGATTTCCCAGGTACTGTCTGCACTGCAGCGGCTGGATGAAAAGATCCAGCAGCCTATCGGGGGTGATGCACAAGGCACTGGAGGGCGATGGCTTGAGCCTCTCAGTGGTGTCTCCTCTTTTATGAGCCACCCTATAACCCCGTCTGAGTCATCAGAGCCTCagcctctgtctgtgtctgagcATCTGTTTCCAGGGACCAGCACTAGCAGTCTGGACTGGAGCCGGTGGAACCCTCACGGAGAGCAAACAGAAAGCAGCAAGGGTCAGGCTGACTCAAAGGGGGGGAGAGAAGGGAAGAAGGATGCATCATCTCGTCGTGCCTCCAAAACCCAGCCTGAAGAGAAAGGTGTCTCTGACTCCAAACAGCTGAATGTCCCTAACTCTGCAAGAGACTGGGCAGTGTCATTCTCGAAAAGTAAAGATGGCAAATCTTCCCATGGACAG GCAGATCAATCAGGCAGCACAACTAACCTACTCTCCAAAAAGTCCTCTAACCTGGTGGAACAAGTATTTAACTCGTCCCTGTTCCGCCACAAAGACAGCAGTCTGACCGGTGGGCTTACCTCCGGGAAGATCCTGGACCCCAGATTGTCTGAGGGGAGGGGAAGGCCCATATGGACTGTAGATGACAGAGAAGCACGAATCTCTCCTTTGGACCTACAG ACCCAGGAGTCTTTAAACCCCAACAACATGGAGTTCTGGATGGATGACATCTACACTCCAGGCTACGACGCTCTGCTCAGGCGTAAAGAGGCTGATCTCCGCCGGGCCAAGGTCTGCAAGCTGCTTGCACTCATTGCCACTGCAGTGGTGATCATTCTCATCATCGTCATTCCCATATGTACCATGGGGTCGTGA